The Oryzias melastigma strain HK-1 linkage group LG3, ASM292280v2, whole genome shotgun sequence genome contains a region encoding:
- the rhpn2 gene encoding rhophilin-2 isoform X1 has protein sequence MTDALIPNGIDDSGGNLSYFRKGSNPLAQTGRSKLQKERAVLNQQIIKQMRIRAGAENLLKATSNSKVKEMVLLELSYINSNLQLLMGQLEALNSSVDVYQSTQETINIPLIALGLKETKEVDFSTPFKDFIMDHYNEDGKKFEDEIADLMDLREACRTPSRSEAGVELLEKYYNHLPLIENRFFSPTRQTGIFFTWYDSFTGVPVCQQNLSLEKASILFNMAALFSQIGTRCNRQATAGLEEASSSFQKAAGILNYLKETFTHTPSYDMSPAMLSMLIRLMLAQAQECLFEKSVLRGTMKKFNAMIKVAQEAAKVAEVYDQVHQGMIQTQLKDNVPLFWSTMTQVKTNHYNSMAHYFVAVALLDHQLGPRDDEDHQEKTFSQVYDQFPEGWTPLDVLKQTELRERLGKAHIRKATVGHEEALRIFDMCPNLNNHDVLREILKTSHHHSLDKYSEFENEEEFTDYMEAPNVLSKTERKAEMEIPSTSKVKVKDFFHRLGPLTVFSAKQHWSPPRTMRICHEDRDLGFTLKGGAPVQVVSLDPLSLAARDGLKEGDYIIAVGETECKWMSVTEVMRLLKDVDEEGIDIQVVTMMDTNTSMPAKSATFSGNLPKTYSMICLAHDDEDKNPKSRKVTKKSSFLSWGLKNKMKSTSTISLPTADYSGGFPWNKHLPSFPSSSAYNSESLF, from the exons ATGACGGACGCTTTAATACCGAACGGCATCGACGACAGTGGAGGAAATCTCAGTTACTTCAGAAAG GGATCTAACCCGCTGGCGCAGACGGGACGGAGTAAGCTGCAGAAGGAGCGAGCCGTTCTGAACCAGCAGATCATCAAACAGATGAGGATTAGGGCCGGAGCTGAGAACCTGCTGAA AGCGACGTCCAACAGCAAGGTTAAAGAGATGGTTCTTCTGGAGTTGAGTTATATAAACTCCAACCTGCAGCTGCTGATGGGACAGCTGGAGGCCCTCAACAGTTCAGTGGACGTCTATCAGAGCACGCA ggAAACCATCAACATTCCCTTGATTGCTCTGGGTCTGAAGGAGACAAAAGAAGTCGATTTCTCCACTCCCTTTAAG GACTTCATTATGGATCACTACAATGAAGACGGCAAGAAGTTTGAAGATGAGATTGCTGACCTGATGGACCTGAGAgag GCATGCAGAACCCCAAGTCGGAGCGAGGCCggggtggagctgctggagaagTACTACAACCACCTTCCACTGATTGAGAACAGATTCTTTTCTCCCACCCGACAGACCGGCATCTTCTTCACCTG GTACGATTCCTTCACAGGAGTGCCCGTGTGCCAGCAGAATCTGTCTCTGGAGAAGGCCAGCATCCTCTTCAACATGGCCGCCCTTTTCTCCCAGATCGGAACCCGCTGTAACCGTCAGGCCACGGCGGGCCTGGAGGAGGCCAGCTCATCCTTCCAGAAGGCTGCAG GTATCCTGAACTACCTGAAGGAGACCTTCACCCACACTCCCAGCTACGACATGAGCCCCGCCATGCTCAGCATGCTCATCCGCCTCATGCTCGCTCAAGCTCAAGAGTGCCTGTTTGAGAAGTCAGTGCTGCGCGGCACAATGAAGAAGTTTAACGCTATGATAAAGGTCGCCCAGGAGGCTGCAAAG GTGGCAGAAGTCTACGATCAAGTCCACCAGGGCATGATCCAGACGCAGCTCAAGGACAACGTCCCGCTGTTCTGGTCCACCATGACACAAGTGAAGACCAACCACTACAACTCCATGGCTCATTACTTTGTGGCAGTGGCGCTGCTGGACCACCAGT TGGGTCCCAGAGACGACGAGGACCACCAGGAGAAGACGTTCTCTCAAGTGTACGATCAGTTTCCTGAGGGCTGGACTCCTCTGGACGTGCTGAAGCAGACGGAGCTGCGCGAGCGTCTCG GCAAAGCTCACATCCGTAAGGCCACAGTCGGCCACGAGGAGGCTCTGAGGATCTTCGACATGTGCCCGAACCTGAACAATCACGATGTTCTGCGGGAAATTCTAAAAACCAGCCACCACCACTCTCTCGACAAGTACAGCGAGTTTGAGAACGAGGAGGAATTCACCGACTACATGGAAGCCCCGAACGTCCTCT CTAAAACAGAACGTAAAGCAGAGATGGAGATTCCCTCAACGTCAAAGGTGAAGGTCAAAGACTTTTTCCACCGACTG GGTCCTCTCACAGTCTTCTCTGCCAAGCAGCACTGGTCACCCCCACGGACAATGAGGATTTGTCATGAGGATCGAGACCTGGGCTTTACCCTGAAAGGGGGCGCACCGGTGCAGGTGGTGTCCCTGGACCCCCTCTCTTTGGCCGCT AGAGACGGGCTCAAAGAGGGAGACTACATTATTGCTGTGGGCGAAACTGAGTGCAAATGGATGAGCGTGACTGAAGTGATGCGCCTTTTGAAGGATGTGGATGAGGAGGGCATCGACATCCAGGTGGTCACCATGATGGACACCAACACTTCCATG CCGGCCAAGAGCGCCACCTTCAGTGGGAATCTGCCCAAGACCTACTCCATGATTTGTCTGGCGCATGACGACGAAGACAAGAACCCCAAGTCTCGCAAGGTGACCAAGAAGTCCTCGTTCCTCAGCTGGGGTCTGAAGAACAAGATGAAGAGCACCAGCACCATCAGCCTCCCCACGGCTGACTACTCCGGCGGTTTTCCCTGGAACAAGCACCTTCCCAGCTTCCCCAGCTCCAGCGCCTACAACAGCGAAAGCTTATTCTGA
- the rhpn2 gene encoding rhophilin-2 isoform X2, with amino-acid sequence MTDALIPNGIDDSGGNLSYFRKGSNPLAQTGRSKLQKERAVLNQQIIKQMRIRAGAENLLKATSNSKVKEMVLLELSYINSNLQLLMGQLEALNSSVDVYQSTQETINIPLIALGLKETKEVDFSTPFKDFIMDHYNEDGKKFEDEIADLMDLREACRTPSRSEAGVELLEKYYNHLPLIENRFFSPTRQTGIFFTWYDSFTGVPVCQQNLSLEKASILFNMAALFSQIGTRCNRQATAGLEEASSSFQKAAGILNYLKETFTHTPSYDMSPAMLSMLIRLMLAQAQECLFEKSVLRGTMKKFNAMIKVAQEAAKVAEVYDQVHQGMIQTQLKDNVPLFWSTMTQVKTNHYNSMAHYFVAVALLDHQLGPRDDEDHQEKTFSQVYDQFPEGWTPLDVLKQTELRERLGKAHIRKATVGHEEALRIFDMCPNLNNHDVLREILKTSHHHSLDKYSEFENEEEFTDYMEAPNVLSKTERKAEMEIPSTSKGPLTVFSAKQHWSPPRTMRICHEDRDLGFTLKGGAPVQVVSLDPLSLAARDGLKEGDYIIAVGETECKWMSVTEVMRLLKDVDEEGIDIQVVTMMDTNTSMPAKSATFSGNLPKTYSMICLAHDDEDKNPKSRKVTKKSSFLSWGLKNKMKSTSTISLPTADYSGGFPWNKHLPSFPSSSAYNSESLF; translated from the exons ATGACGGACGCTTTAATACCGAACGGCATCGACGACAGTGGAGGAAATCTCAGTTACTTCAGAAAG GGATCTAACCCGCTGGCGCAGACGGGACGGAGTAAGCTGCAGAAGGAGCGAGCCGTTCTGAACCAGCAGATCATCAAACAGATGAGGATTAGGGCCGGAGCTGAGAACCTGCTGAA AGCGACGTCCAACAGCAAGGTTAAAGAGATGGTTCTTCTGGAGTTGAGTTATATAAACTCCAACCTGCAGCTGCTGATGGGACAGCTGGAGGCCCTCAACAGTTCAGTGGACGTCTATCAGAGCACGCA ggAAACCATCAACATTCCCTTGATTGCTCTGGGTCTGAAGGAGACAAAAGAAGTCGATTTCTCCACTCCCTTTAAG GACTTCATTATGGATCACTACAATGAAGACGGCAAGAAGTTTGAAGATGAGATTGCTGACCTGATGGACCTGAGAgag GCATGCAGAACCCCAAGTCGGAGCGAGGCCggggtggagctgctggagaagTACTACAACCACCTTCCACTGATTGAGAACAGATTCTTTTCTCCCACCCGACAGACCGGCATCTTCTTCACCTG GTACGATTCCTTCACAGGAGTGCCCGTGTGCCAGCAGAATCTGTCTCTGGAGAAGGCCAGCATCCTCTTCAACATGGCCGCCCTTTTCTCCCAGATCGGAACCCGCTGTAACCGTCAGGCCACGGCGGGCCTGGAGGAGGCCAGCTCATCCTTCCAGAAGGCTGCAG GTATCCTGAACTACCTGAAGGAGACCTTCACCCACACTCCCAGCTACGACATGAGCCCCGCCATGCTCAGCATGCTCATCCGCCTCATGCTCGCTCAAGCTCAAGAGTGCCTGTTTGAGAAGTCAGTGCTGCGCGGCACAATGAAGAAGTTTAACGCTATGATAAAGGTCGCCCAGGAGGCTGCAAAG GTGGCAGAAGTCTACGATCAAGTCCACCAGGGCATGATCCAGACGCAGCTCAAGGACAACGTCCCGCTGTTCTGGTCCACCATGACACAAGTGAAGACCAACCACTACAACTCCATGGCTCATTACTTTGTGGCAGTGGCGCTGCTGGACCACCAGT TGGGTCCCAGAGACGACGAGGACCACCAGGAGAAGACGTTCTCTCAAGTGTACGATCAGTTTCCTGAGGGCTGGACTCCTCTGGACGTGCTGAAGCAGACGGAGCTGCGCGAGCGTCTCG GCAAAGCTCACATCCGTAAGGCCACAGTCGGCCACGAGGAGGCTCTGAGGATCTTCGACATGTGCCCGAACCTGAACAATCACGATGTTCTGCGGGAAATTCTAAAAACCAGCCACCACCACTCTCTCGACAAGTACAGCGAGTTTGAGAACGAGGAGGAATTCACCGACTACATGGAAGCCCCGAACGTCCTCT CTAAAACAGAACGTAAAGCAGAGATGGAGATTCCCTCAACGTCAAAG GGTCCTCTCACAGTCTTCTCTGCCAAGCAGCACTGGTCACCCCCACGGACAATGAGGATTTGTCATGAGGATCGAGACCTGGGCTTTACCCTGAAAGGGGGCGCACCGGTGCAGGTGGTGTCCCTGGACCCCCTCTCTTTGGCCGCT AGAGACGGGCTCAAAGAGGGAGACTACATTATTGCTGTGGGCGAAACTGAGTGCAAATGGATGAGCGTGACTGAAGTGATGCGCCTTTTGAAGGATGTGGATGAGGAGGGCATCGACATCCAGGTGGTCACCATGATGGACACCAACACTTCCATG CCGGCCAAGAGCGCCACCTTCAGTGGGAATCTGCCCAAGACCTACTCCATGATTTGTCTGGCGCATGACGACGAAGACAAGAACCCCAAGTCTCGCAAGGTGACCAAGAAGTCCTCGTTCCTCAGCTGGGGTCTGAAGAACAAGATGAAGAGCACCAGCACCATCAGCCTCCCCACGGCTGACTACTCCGGCGGTTTTCCCTGGAACAAGCACCTTCCCAGCTTCCCCAGCTCCAGCGCCTACAACAGCGAAAGCTTATTCTGA